In Triticum urartu cultivar G1812 chromosome 6, Tu2.1, whole genome shotgun sequence, the following proteins share a genomic window:
- the LOC125516487 gene encoding uncharacterized protein LOC125516487, protein MAKELGRDEQPPLDDENLLPEILLRLPPQPSSLPRASLVCKRWRRLVSDPGFLRRFQIHHRRSPPLLGCFVQEPHGISFLPALKAPNRVPPGRLSFQSGHYNGFKLLNCRHGLVLIADKTRHHRFLVWDTITGDQYHLAIPALFDTEEVVLINGAVLRAAGDTHHFQVVCVATRRLDLHRRQAALACFYSSETGAWGNLISTPIPSDLDSQSNLHIYLFGITIMEAPAMLLGDSLYWTLTDDSSSILEFDLQRQSLAVIRMPEDVYKYEGHITVIRADSGGLGFLMLTDFTLQLWKRKIHFDGVASWGLEKTIELDKLLSLNPEKGSIMILGFAEENRMVFLGTFIGLFALQLHSLQFKKLSETKRKSHYHPFESVYTADVGGEHGRAELLNNA, encoded by the exons ATGGCGAAAGAGTTGG GGCGAGATGAGCAGCCGCCGCTGGATGACGAAAACCTACTCCCCGAGAtcctcctccgcctcccgccGCAGCCCTCCTCCCTCCCCCGCGCCTCCCTCGTCTGCAAGCGTTGGCGCCGCCTCGTCTCCGACCCCGGCTTCCTCCGCCGCTTCCAGATCCACCACCGCCGCAGCCCTCCCCTCCTCGGTTGCTTCGTCCAAGAACCTCACGGTATCTCCTTTCTACCTGCTCTCAAGGCCCCCAACCGTGTCCCTCCTGGCCGCCTCTCTTTCCAGTCCGGCCACTATAACGGCTTTAAGCTACTCAACTGCCGCCATGGCCTCGTGCTCATCGCCGACAAGACGCGGCACCACCGATTCCTCGTGTGGGACACCATCACCGGCGACCAGTACCACCTAGCCATCCCCGCGCTATTCGACACGGAAGAGGTGGTGCTGATCAACGGGGCGGTGCTTCGTGCTGCGGGAGACACCCATCACTTCCAGGTGGTCTGTGTAGCAACACGCAGACTCGATCTGCATCGTCGACAAGCAGCGCTCGCCTGCTTTTACTCGTCGGAGACCGGCGCGTGGGGTAACCTCATCTCGACACCCATTCCGTCCGACCTCGACTCCCAGTCAAACCTTCATATCTACTTATTTGGCATCACAATTATGGAAGCGCCCGCAATGCTTCTCGGGGACTCTCTTTACTGGACTCTTACTGATGATTCATCAAGCATCCTTGAATTTGATCTTCAGAGGCAGAGTCTGGCTGTAATACGGATGCCCGAGGATGTGTATAAGTATGAAGGTCACATCACGGTTATAAGGGCAGATAGTGGTGGGCTGGGTTTCCTCATGCTGACAGACTTCACCCTGCAATTATGGAAGCGGAAGATTCATTTCGACGGTGTTGCCTCATGGGGGCTGGAAAAAACTATTGAATTGGACAAGCTACTTTCCCTTAATCCAGAGAAGGGCAGCATTATGATACTTGGGTTTGCTGAGGAAAACAGGATGGTGTTCCTGGGGACATTTATCGGCCTCTTTGCACTCCAGCTTCACTCATTGCAGTTCAAAAAGCTATCTGAAACCAAAAGAAAATCTCACTACCATCCATTTGAAAGTGTGTATACTGCAG ATGTTGGAGGTGAACATGGTCGAGCTGAACTTTTGAACAATGCTTAA